One Aegilops tauschii subsp. strangulata cultivar AL8/78 chromosome 7, Aet v6.0, whole genome shotgun sequence genomic window carries:
- the LOC109765327 gene encoding exopolygalacturonase-like produces MAFRNVAMRVLLLLAVVSATYAAKGKAEKESADGPAASGPGGEYDIAKLGAKPDGTTDCTEALEEAWASACGSTGNPTIIIPEGDFLTGALNFTGPCKGDGLTIKLEGNLLASNDLAKFKSNWIEIMRVKKLSITGKGNIDGQGKAVWTKNSCQKNYNCKILPNSLVLDFCDDVLIEGISIINSKFFHMNIFQCNGVTVKEVKVTAPGDSPNTDGIHMGDSSNVSIIDTTIGVGDDCISMGPGTTKVNISGVTCGPGHGISIGSLGRYKDEKDVTDITVKNCVLKGSSNGLRIKSYEDAKSPLIASKITYENIKMEDSGNPIIIDQKYCPNKLCTSKGDADRVTVKDVSFKNITGTSSTPEAVSLLCSEKKPCEGITMSDVKIEYSGTNNKTMAVCTHAKVTATGVDKANTCAA; encoded by the exons ATGGCGTTCAGGAACGTTGCGATGAGAGTCTTGTTGCTCCTGGCGGTGGTGAGCGCGACATATGCCGCCAAAGGCAAGGCGGAGAAGGAGAGCGCTGATGGTCCGGCGGCGTCCGGTCCGGGCGGGGAGTACGACATCGCCAAGCTCGGCGCCAAGCCCGACGGCACAACGGACTGCACCGAG GCGTTGGAGGAGGCATGGGCTTCGGCATGCGGTAGCACCGGGAACCCGACCATCATCATCCCCGAGGGTGATTTCCTGACTGGAGCTCTGAATTTCACGGGGCCGTGCAAGGGCGACGGACTCACCATCAAGCTGGAAGGCAACCTGCTAGCTTCCAACGACCTGGCCAAGTTCAAGTCTAACTGGATCGAGATCATGCGCGTGAAGAAGCTCTCCATCACCGGCAAAGGCAACATCGACGGTCAGGGCAAGGCCGTCTGGACCAAAAACAGCTGCCAAAAGAACTACAACTGCAAGATATTGCCAAAC tcgCTGGTGCTGGACTTCTGCGACGACGTGCTCATCGAAGGCATCTCTATCATCAATTCCAAGTTCTTCCACATGAACATCTTCCAGTGCAATGGCGTGACCGTCAAGGAAGTGAAGGTGACCGCGCCCGGGGACAGCCCCAACACCGACGGCATCCACATGGGCGACTCGTCCAATGTCAGCATCATCGACACCACCATCGGCGTTGGCGACGACTGCATCTCCATGGGCCCCGGCACCACAAAAGTCAACATCAGCGGCGTGACCTGCGGCCCAGGCCATGGCATCAGCATTGGTAGCCTCGGGAGGTACAAGGACGAGAAGGACGTGACCGACATCACCGTCAAGAACTGCGTGCTCAAGGGCTCCAGCAACGGCCTCCGCATCAAGTCGTACGAGGACGCCAAGTCGCCCCTCATAGCATCCAAGATCACCTACGAGAACATCAAGATGGAGGACTCGGGCAACCCCATCATCATCGACCAGAAGTACTGCCCCAACAAACTTTGCACCTCCAAGGGCGACGCCGACAGGGTCACCGTCAAGGACGTTTCGTTCAAAAACATCACCGGTACCTCCTCCACCCCCGAGGCCGTCAGCCTGCTCTGCTCCGAGAAGAAGCCCTGCGAAGGCATCACAATGTCCGACGTCAAGATCGAGTACTCCGGCACGAACAACAAGACCATGGCTGTCTGCACCCACGCCAAGGTCACCGCCACGGGAGTCGACAAGGCCAACACATGCGCGGCATGA